A single window of Lutzomyia longipalpis isolate SR_M1_2022 chromosome 1, ASM2433408v1 DNA harbors:
- the LOC129790569 gene encoding uncharacterized protein LOC129790569, whose protein sequence is MSNSAMVAVAICCILVLLAVFIVIIIVVGQTMGEPK, encoded by the coding sequence ATGAGCAATAGTGCAATGGTGGCGGTTGCGATTTGCTGCATTTTGGTTCTCCTTGCCGTCTTCATTGTCATCATCATAGTTGTGGGGCAAACCATGGGAGAGCCAAAGTGA